The Campylobacter curvus genome includes the window GCGCGGTTTGAGAGTATTTTGGCTCATCGTTTTATCGCTCGTTTTCAGCTTTGCCGGCGAGATAAGCATCGCTACGTATAATGTGGAAAATTTATTCGACTGTAAAAACGACGGTAGCGAATACGCAGACTTTAGAGTAGGCAGCTCGAGCTGGGACTGCGCCGCGGCAAATGAAAAGATATCGCGCATAAAAGAGATCATTTTGAGCCTAGACTCCGATATCATCGCACTTGAAGAGATAGAAAATGAGGAAATTTTAAAAGAGCTGGCTAAGGGCACGCAGTATAAATATGTCCTGTTTACCGCTCAAAAAGGCGCTCCGATCGGACTTGGGCTCATCTCAAAGATACGCCCGGTAAAGAGTGAAATCTTCAAAGTGCCAAATGCCAAAACGCGCAATATCTTGAAGGTAAATTTTGAGCTGGAGGGCAAAAATTTCAGCATTTTCGTAAATCACTTCCCGGCCTATAAAAACGGGGAAGCCGAGCAGCAAAAGGCCGAGCGGACGTTGCGTGCGGCTTTGGAAAATGAAAAAAACGCCGTGCTTTTGGGCGATTTTAACACCCCATACGGCTCGCGCTCACTCTTAAACGACATCATCAGGACAAGAAGCTATGTGGATCTATGGGGATTTTTAGAGACCAAAGAGCGCTACTCGCACGCCGTTCATGGCAGGAAAAGCGCGATAGATCACGTTTTGCTCTCGCCGTCGTTTTTTGAAAACGGCGAGCTAAGCTACGTTTTTGAAAGCTTTGAAGTGTTTAAGCCGGCGTTCATGAAGGACGAAAACGGCTACGTCAGGTCGCAAGACGGCGTAAATTTATACTCCGATCATTTCCCGCTACGATTTAAAATTTCGACGCAGCCAAGCGGTCAAAGAAGTGGATTTTTCACTAAAATTTTTGGCTTTAAAGACGAAGTGAACGCAGCCAGTCAGGATGGCAAAAATAGCCCTGCACTTGGTAGCGAATATAAAATTTCAAACATTGACGATATATTTTCAAAGCCTGAAAACTCGCCGTTTTTCCTAAGCCGCGCGGTCGTCATTTATAAAGATAAAAACGGCTTCATACTTGGCGAAGATCACCGAGGTATTTACGTTTTTGACCCGCAAAACGACCTTGAGCTGGGCCAGATGATGGACGTGCTCGTGACAAAAACTAAAATTTACAAAGACGCCCTTGAAGTCGGCGCATACGAGATCAAAAAGATGTATGACGTGGTGCAGCCAGACGCCTTTATGATGAGTGCTAGCATGCTAAAAGAGGCTAGAGACGGCGACGTGATAGATAAAATTTCAGGCGAGCTAAAGGGCGGATACTTGCAGACGCCATACGGGCGCATCCGCGTGTATAGCCCTAAAGGACGCATCTTTGATAGTAAAAACATCGACTTTGAGCGCGTGCGGGTCAAGAGCTACGAAGGGCAAAATCAGCTTTATGTGGAGTGAGAGTTGAAAACAATCGATATCATCATGCTTGTTTTATTTGTGGCTTTTGTCGTATTTATAGTGCGCGGCGTGGTTTTACAAACACAAGAAAGGGATAGGAAAAGAGCTATGAAAAAAGAAAATTTCAATAAAAAGAGTGAGCTATGAAAAAGGATCTATTGATCGAGATAGGAGTCGAGGAGCTTCCCGCGATCCCGTTTTTAAGGGAGCTGCCAAACATCGAGGCAAAGTGGCGAGCCATCCTGACCGAGTATAAGCTAGAAAGCGAGTTTAAATTTTACTACACGCCGCGTCGTTTGGTGTTTTTTCATGAAAATTTTGCCCTCAATCAACCAGACAGCGTGGCTGAATTTGTCGGTGCGCCAAAGCAAGTCGCGCTAAAAGACAGTGCTTTCACTCAAGCCGCGCTTAGCTTTGCTAAAAAATGCGGTATCGATGAGAGCGAGCTGAAATTTAAAGAGATCGGCGGTAAAGAGGTGCTTTACTACGAGAGGCAGCTAAAAGGCGAGGCCAGTGTTAAGCTGCTTGGCGACATGATAGAGAAATTTCTGCTTAGCCTGAATTTTGGCAAATCCATGCGCTGGGGCAGCGGTGAGTTCGAGTTTATCCGCCCGATACGATCGTTTTTGTGTCTGTTTGGCGGCGAGGTCGTGCAATTTAACAAATTTGGCATTGAGAGCGGCAACGGCACCTATCCGCACAGAAGCATCAGCTACGATAAGAGCTTGGTAAATAGCGCCGATGAATATTTTAGCGGTATGAGGGCGCGCGGCATCGTACTTGACGCGAGCGAGCGCAGGAGCATCATTTTAGCGCAGTTTAAAGAGCTCGAAAAAGGCGGCATCGATATCCAGATCGACGAGGACTTGCTAGATGAGGTCGTGGCGATCACAGAGTATCCGACGGCGCTTTTAGGCGAGTTCGAGACTGAATTTTTAGAGGTGCCAAGCGAGGTCATAATCACCTCGATGAAAGAAAATCAGCGCTATTTCCCGGTGTTTAAAAACGGCAAGCTGAGCAACCATTTCGTAGTCGTCAGTAACGCCCTCGCAAAAGACGGCGTACTCATCGTAAAAGGCAACGAAAAGGTGCTTCGCGCGCGCCTTAGCGATGCGATGTTCTTTTGGAGGAGCGATCTAAAGGCGGAATTTAGCCCTGATAAGCTAAAAAATATAACCTATCTAAAGGAGCTTGGCAGCCTTTATGACAAAGAGCTTAGAGAGGCAAAGATAGCTGACGAGCTTGCAAATTTATACGAAAATGAGCTTAAAAACGAGGTGGGAGGGGAATTTAGAGCCAAGCTAAACCGCACGGTGATGCTCGCAAAGGCTGATCTCACGACACAGATGGTATATGAATTTACCGAGCTTCAGGGCGTCATGGGTGCGTATTATGCCCGTGCTAAGGGTGAGGAGGACGTGATAGTCACGGCTATACGCGAGCAATATCTGCCTGACGGCGAGGATGCACCGTGCCCGTCGAGCGTTTTTAGCTCGGTCGTGGCGCTCGCAAATAAACTAGACACGCTGATAGGGCTTTTTAGCGTGGGTAAAATCCCAAGCGGCACGAAAGATCCGTTCGCACTTCGTCGTGCGGCAAACGGCGTCATCAAGATCGTTTTGGCTCATGGCCTAAAATTTGACATATCAAGCGTGCTAAAGGCGCTTTCAACGCAGTATAAGAGCTTTGATATCAGCTTGCTGGAAAATTTCATCCTTGATAGGCTTTATACATTTTTTGATACCAATCCTTCGATAGTAAAGGCTTGCATAAATAGCGGCAAACGCGATATCTTGCAGCTTACAAAGGCGGTAGAGGCGATGAGTGAAATTTCAAGTAAGCCAAATTTCAAAGAGCTATTTTCCACATTTAAGCGCCTGGCAAATATCATAAAAGATGTCGATGTGGGCACAGTCGATGAAAATTTGCTTCAGACAAGCGAGGAGCGCGCACTAAACGAGGGCTTTAAAGCGCTAAAAAACAGTCCCGATCTTCAGGCGCGCCTTAACGAGCTCTTTGGTCTAAAGGGCGAAATAGACGCGTTTTTCGATAATGTCATGATAAACGTAGACGATGAAAAGATCCGTAAAAATCGTATCGCAGTGATCGGTCAAATTTACAAAAGCTTCTTAGAGATAGCCGATATCAAAGAGATAAGTTTGTGAGAGAGGTCAGGGCTCGCCTGACCTTTTGGCTAGAATTTGTAGTTATAGCCTAGATAAAAACCGTGGTTGGTTTCTTTGAAACAAGGCTCGTTTGCCAAGCTTATATAAGCCTTAAAGATGCTGTCAGATCCGCCATGCCTTGCGTATATGGTGCGGAGGTTATTAGCGCGTCGACACCCGTGGTGGCAAATTTAGAGCAGTTAGCGAGATTTATACCGCCTGCAGCGGTGATGACTGGCTGAAATTTAGCGGCATTTTTTAAATCCACGACTTCTCGCAGCTCGTTCACGGCCATTTTATCGCATTGTATCACGTCAGGAGCGAAATTTAGAAGCGTTTTAAAGTCCGCAAGCGTTTCGCACTCTACGATTATCTTTTTTTCTGGGAGCTTAGCCTTAAATTCATCTATCCGCTTACAAAACGCCTCGAAATTTTCATAAACATCGATATGATTTTTGAAAAACAATACGCTATCGCTTAAATTTAGCCTATGTATCGCTCCGCCGCCGGCTAATACGGCTGCTATGCAAAATTCTTTCGCAAAAGGAAAGGTCTTTCTCGTCGTTTGTATCTGGCAGGTGGGATTTACGGCCTTTGCGGCGCGCACCATGGCATTTGTGTATGTTGAAATTTTGCATGAGTATTCGAGTAAAATTTGAATGAGCTTCCAGGCCTTGTGCAAGTCGCCATAACTGCCTCTGGCCTGAAATATCGTCTCTTTCGCGCTAAAATTTTGAGAATTTTCACTTTTGCTGATCGTTTCGCACCCTAGCATGGCGGCTATCCTCGCGGCTATATCGACGTTGCTTAGCACTATGTCATCGCGAGTTGATATGCTAAGCATCGCTTGGTGATTTAGAAATTCGCTCTGAAGCGATGTCGTGAGGTCATCAAAGGGCAGGTCCGATTTTATGTATTCCCAAATTTGCGCGTCACTTATCATTTTTGCTCGTTTTTTAAATTCATTCTGCGTTTTTTACCGCTTTTGGATATGAGATTTTGAAATATCCCGTCGTTGTAAAGTCCGTAATGATAGAGGCTAAAGCCCACCAGCGCCGCACCCGCAGCGATGTGAAGATTTTTGCCGAGGCGACTTTTCATGCTAAAGGCCGTGAGCGTAACGACTCCTAGCGATACGCCCATGCCGATCTTTGCGATATTTCTTTGTGTTTGTAAATTTAAAAGCGAGCCTTTTAGTTTATTTGCCAAATTTTACACCTTTCATTGAATTTAGCAGCAGCCATATCGTCGTACCGTTATGAAGCACGGCTGTCGCGATAGGATTTAGCATACCAAATGTCGCTGCCCCGAGGATCGCCGTGTTTATGCCTACTGTCGAGCGGAAATTTGCCCCGATGAGCTTCATCGTGTTGTTGGCGAGCTCCTTTGCCAGCGCGACGCTCATTATGTCGTCCTTTAAAAGACTGATATCAGCTGTCGCCTTTGCGATGTCAGCGCCCTTGTGCATGCTGATGCCGACATTTGCCTTTGTAAGGCTTGGCGCATCGTTTATGCCATCGCCTATGAAAGCGACATTTTTGCCCTCATTTTTTAGCGTTTCGATGATGTGAGCCTTGTCTGTGGGCAAGCACTCGGCAAAGACCTTGTCAAGGCCCAGCTCTTTTGCGACCTCTTCGGCCTTGCTTTTTATATCGCCGCTTAGCATCACGATCTCTTTTACTCCGAGGCCTCTTAGGCGTGCTACCATATCTTTTGCGTTTTCGCGCATATCGTCTTTCATAGCGATCACGCCTACTAGCTCTTTGTTGTAGCCCACGTAAAGCAGCGTAAGCCCGCTTTTTAGCGAGCTGGCGATCATCTCATCATGCGCGCTGAAGTCGATCATCTCGTCATCCTCTAAAAAGTGTCTGCTGCCGATGACGACCTCTTTGCCGTGCATAAGGGTCTTTACGCCGTGAGCGACGATGAATTCGACCTCGTCGTGATGGATATGGCTAAAACCGCGCTTGTTTGCCGCCTCCACGATAGCCTCTGCGACCGGGTGGAAATAATGCTCCTCGGCGCTTGCTGTCAAATTTAGTATGTCAGCCTCGCTAAATCCCTTTTTAAAAGAGTAAATTTGCACTACGCTCAGGCGTCCGTGTGTCAGCGTGCCGGTTTTGTCAAAGACAAAGGTGTCCGCCATGCTTAGCGCCTCGATCGCCTTTGCGCCTTTTATCAGGATGCCGTTCCTGCCGGCTTTTGAGATGCTTGACTTAAACGCTACCGGCGTGGCGAGCTTCAGCGCGCAGGAGTAATCGGCCTGAAGCACGCTCGCGACGCTGTTCATATCTTTGTTTATAAGATACGAAGCGCCCGCTAGCGAGAGCGTCACCGGCACTAGCTTGTCGGCTAGTTTGGTCGCTTTTAGCCCGACGTTTGATTTTTCATTTAAAGAGCTTTGGATATACTCTTTTATGCGCGCGGTCGCAGTCTCGCTGCCTACGTTTTCAGCCCAAATTTTGATACGACCTTCATCGACGACCGTGCCGCTTATGACGCGGTCGCCTCTTGCTTTTGGCACGGGCTCGGCTTCGCCTGTCATCGAGACTTGATTGACGCTTGCGTTTCCCTCGACGATGTAGCCGTCTATACCGATAGTTTCACCGGCTCCGACTACGACTATATCGCCTTTTTTGACGTTTTGCGTTTTTACTTTATGTAGCGTTTTAGAGCCGTCTTTCTCGCGCTTTTCGATCCAGACCTCTTCGATATTTGGCTTAGCCAGCTCTTTGATGAGATCGTCGCTTCTGTGAGAGGCGCTCTCCTCCATGTATTCGCCGATATTTATCATCAAATTCGTGCTATTTGCCGCGAGATGATCGCCTAGCGCCAGGCTCGTTCCTATCGCCATAGCCTCCAAAACTTTGGAAGTGACGCCTTCGTTTTTAAGCTCTTTTGCTCCCTCTATCAGATTTGGAGCTGCGCTGTAAAGCCCGATCGCCGTTTTGGCCTTGGTGTTTGTGATAAATGGCGTTACAGCAAGCGCTGCACCAGCTTTATAGATATTTACTTTGCTTGGCTGTGATGTATCCTTTGTCTTTTTGGGCATGTCAAAATTTGAGATAAATTCCAAAATTTTATCGAGCCCGGAGTCAAATTCTACGATCACGCTTTTTGCGTATTTGTTTACGCGCACACTTTTAGCACTCGTGCGCTCGGTTATCGTGGCCTCTATGGCGCTCACATCGCTAGTATCGGTTATGTTTTCGCAAATGATGCGAACGCGATTTTTGCTTTGATGAGCGATACGCACGTTATTTTTGTGCTTCAAGCTCTGCTTTGACATCTTCAAATCGCTCTTTTAGCTCTTCTATGCCTGCGTTTATAAGCGCGCCGCCTTTTACGATAGCCTTGAATACGCACTCTTGCGCCTTAGGGTTTGTGAGCACGTAGGCGGCGATGCCGCCGATTAGCAGGCCTTTTACAAAGCCTGCCGCGTTGAAATTTTCAGGCACGAACGGCAGATTTTCAGCCGCATTGTTTATCGCATTGTCGATCGCACTTGGTGCGCTTTGACTAGCGGTTTCGTTTATGTATGGGTTTTGCATTATTTATTCTCCAAATTTATGATTTTTTCGGCTATCAGCAGGCCGCCGACTCCTAGTGAAATTTTAGTGGCGGCACCAAGATACCTGCCTCTTGCGATAGAATTTGACGCGCTTATCGCGATCGCAGTCACAAAGCCGCCGCAAACGCTAAATTTTAAAATTTTCTTAGCGGTTTGTAGCTTGTCTTTGCTAGGATCGTTCGCGTGCTCGTTAAAGCTTATCGCCGCTGCGCTCATGCCTGCGATCAAGGCTCCGCTTAAAAAATGATCGAAAGGAAGCCTCGTATCAGAAAGCGCAAATGCCTTAGTTTGCTGCATATTTTATCCTTACGCTAGCTCAGGAGCCGGCGTACTAGGTGCAGCCGCTTTTTTAGCGCGCGGTTTTCTGGTCTTTTTTGCCGGCTTTTGAGCCTCTTGTTGCGTCTTTTTAGTGGCGCGTCCTTTTTTTGCGGCTGGTTTGCTGGCTACGAATTCCTTGACCTCTTTCGTAGCTTCTTTGCCTTTTTTGTAAATTTTCTCAGCTGTTTCTTTGCCTTTTTCAAGCCCGCAACTTGCGTAATCTTTGATCTTGTCGCGTCTGTTCCAAGCGACGACTGCTAGTGCTCCTGCGGCTATTCCCGCTAAAAATGGTAATGCCATCTTAAATCCTTTCTTGGTTTGTGAGTTATTCATCAGATTTATCCTTTTGTGAAATTTTATCCATCATAGAAATGCCAAGCGCTCCAAGCGCCAGACCGCTGAAAAACGAGAAATTCGGATTATTCAAAATTTTAGCAAGCTGCGCTTTGTCAGCGTTGCCGCTCGCGATACTTTGCAAACCCTCGCTCATCTCGTTAAAGCTTTTTTGATATTCGTTCAAGATATTTTCATATCCGCCTTGAAGTAAATTTTGACCTAAATTTTCTAGATTCGCCTCCTCTTTCGCCTGCGTTTTTTTGTTTAGACAACGGGCTAAATTTTGCTTTAAAGCTGGGATGTATTCGTTATTTGATGTAGCCCAGAGCCTGAAAAACAGATCTTTTAGCTCCTCGTCGTCTAGATCCGAGGTGAAATTTTCATACATTTTATTTAGCTGTATCTCATAGTTTAGCGCGCAAATAAGCGCATCTTCAAAGCTATTTGGCGTCAAAAACGCATTTGGTGCATCAGCGTCATCGAGCTTTAGGCCTTTTGCTTGGGCGTATTTTTTGATAAGCTCGATCGCACCGCTTCTTATAGATGATATCTCGCTAAAAATTTCGCCAAATGCGCTTACGCTCTCATATAAAATTTGTGCGTTTTTTTCGCTTATGTAAGCTGCACTCAAAAGCTCGTCATGCACAACTGACCTCCCTTGCTACGGCGTTGATCTTTTGTGAAATTTGCTCTAAATTTTGTCCGTTCAGCAAGTCCTCCCATAAATTTTTAGGGAAAATTTGATGATCGTATTCGATCGTGACCGAGCCTATTATTTTGTTGAATTTCACGTTTTTTATGCCGTTTATTTTGGCTATCGTATCATCAAGCGTGCCTAAATTCACATTTTGCGAGATCTCTTTTATCTGCGGGCTCACGCGCACTCTTAGTCTGCCGTTCGTGTGAGCTATCACGGTAAAATATGAGGCCACTTGAGCCAGAGTATCGATTTGTATATTCATTTGAGTTCCTTATTTTTTATGCGGTATTATCCGATTATGTAACTTAGATGTAACTTAAAATTTTCTGTCTCTCATTATCAAAATGCTAAAAATTATGATAAATTTTACCCGTTTGTTTTTTGACAGTCTGCGCAGACGCCGTAAAGCACCATCGTGTGCGCTACCGCCTCGAAATTTTTCTCTTTACAGATCAACTCTTGTCTTTGCTCTATGTCCTCGTCGTGAAATTCCACGACCTTGCCGCATTTCTCGCAGATGAGGTGATCGTGATGGGCTTTTAAATTCAGTTCGTATTTTTTTATGCCGCCATCATCGTAGCTGTTGCATAAACGGCATTCGTCTAGGAAATTTAAGAGCGCATATATAGTAGGAAGCGATATGCTTTGAGCGTAAATTTTGCTAAATTCCGTCTGGATGTCTTGGGCGCTAAGGTGCGTCTGCGAGCGATATAAAATGGACAAGATATTTTCTTTTATGTGAGAATTTTTGTGGTTGAATTCGCTCATGAAGCTTGATAAATGCTGATAAAAACGCTCGAAATTTTCCATTGCCGCCCGTTGATAAATTGATAATGAATGTAAAGATTTTACATCTTTGCGGCTTAATGCTCGGTAAAATAAAGGTAAAGCATATTATAAGGTTGTTTTGGTATAGTTTCGCAATTTTTAATATCAAAAGGGAAGATCATGACATACGACGAGCTTGAATTAGACGCCGTTTTGCTTGAGGTCTTGGAAAATCGCGGGAGTTTTGACTCGATGGATGATGAGGAGCTCTACGAACTCATCGAACAAATCGCTCAATATACCGACGGGGATTACGAAGAGGCTTTTGAGTATATGACACAGTTTTCGCCGATCCCAAAGAAGCGATTCGTGTCATTGTTTATGGTTTAGCGCTTGGCTAAACCATATAAAATTTATAGAAAATACTTGTTTATTATCTCGTGAAGTTTTAGCGTGTATTTGTTCATTTTCGGGCTGTTGTTGTAAAGATCCTCGTAGTCATACATCCTTTCGTAGTAGTCGTTTGTTTGTTGCCTGTTGGTGGTGATCCTGCCAAGATCTATACCTACCCCGATAAAAGCGCCGCTTGTTTTAGTCCTATCTACTATAAATGCTGAAATTTCAGGCAGATCGGTCGTTACACCAGAGCCTTCTCCTATGCCGGCGGTAGCTTCTGCGTTTATGCTGATAGTGTCTTTGCCGTTAAAGAGCCTTGCGTAGGCCTGTGAGTTTTTAAACAAAATGATCGTATCCGCAGAGCTTATGCCCGCTTGTGCTCCGATGCCTGCTGCCGTATAGTTTATGAAAACGGGGCTCGACCACTCGCCATCGTCGTTTTTAGCTACGAATATCCCTTCTCCTTTAGCACCGGAGACGACAAATGCGCTCTTCGCTACGTCAGGGATTATCGCGATAGCTTTGATATCTTTAAATTTTTCGTTGCCGTGTAAATTTCGCAAACCGAAAGAATTTAGTATGTTTATCGTATTTTTGACCTTTTGGTTTTGTATGATGTCGGCGTTTGATATACCGCAAAACAAAGAGATCGTGCATAAAAATGCAAAAATTTTTTTCATAAAATGTCCTTTGGAAAATTTCTCGCTATTATACCTTAAATTTTGATTTTTTTTAATATATATTAAGATTTTATTTATGATTTTTTATGCTATTAGATTATAAAATAGCGAAATTTCAATAAGGCTCAACATGCACAATATCATTCTGATCATCGAATACATCGGCATCGCCTCGGCGGCCTTGAGCGGGTTTTTATTTGCCGTTAAAAAAGACTGCGACTGGCTAGGGATCTTCGTATCGTCCTTTTTGACCGCACTTGGCGGAGGTATAACAAGAGACGTGCTCGTCGGCAGGGACGTTTACTCTTTTACGCATTATATGCCGGTCAGCGTCGTTATTTTCATGCTTTTTGCCACGAAGCTTACGAATTTACACATAAATAAAGAAGGTCTTGAGAAAAAATTCGTTTTTATATTCGCCGATGCGATAGATGTGATATGCTTCTCGATAGTCGGAGCTATGGTGGCGACCGAGTATAAATACAACGTCTTTGGCGTCGTCATGGTCGCTTTTTGTAACGGCGTGGGAGGCGGCATTTTAAGAGATATGCTGCTAAATGAAATTCCTTGGTTTTTACGCACCGGACTTTACGGCACGATAAGTATGGGCGTGGGTTTGGTGTATTTTATTTTGCATTATTTTGGGATAGATAATCTATTTTTTATCTTGGTTTTGCTGGCGCTTGGGATATTGACAAGGATGCTGGCATTTTATAAGGGCTGGAAGCTGCCTGATCTGTAAGGAGTGAAAATGTATCTGATGAATACCTATGCTAGAGCCGATGTGGGCTTTAAATTTGGCCGCGGTGCGACGCTATTTGACGAGAGAGGGCGAGATTATATCGATTTTGCAGCGGGTATCGGCGTAAATGCCCTTGGATACGCAAATAAAAAGATAATCTCCGCCGTCACAAAGCAGGCGCAAAATCTGCTGCATACCTCAAACATCTACCATATAAAGCCGCAAGAGAAGCTGGCCAAAGAAATTTCAAAGCAGCTTGGCTACAAAACTTATGCCTTTTTTTGTAACTCGGGAGCCGAAGCTAACGAATGCGCGATAAAGCTCGCCAGGAAATACGGCGCGCGAAATTTCAAAGAGAAAAAATACGAGATCATATCCCTTGGCAGCTCCTTTCACGGCCGCACTCTAGCGACATTGCAAGCGACCGGGCAGGATAAATTTCACCCTGAGATCTTCGCTCCTTATATGGATGGGTTTAAATTTTTTGACACGATCGAGGAGGCTACCAAAAACATAAGCGATAAAACAGTCGGCGTGATGATAGAGCTCGTGCAAGGCGAAGGCGGTATAAAGGCGTTTGAAAAAGAGGCGGTGAAAAAGCTGGCTAAAACGCTCAAAGAACGCAAGTTGCTTCTCATCACGGACGAGGTGCAGTGCGGAGTTTATCGCACGGGCGAGTTCGTCACGAGTAAAATTTACGGTATAAAGCCTGATGTCATCACCTTTGCAAAGGCTCTTGGCGGAGGCGTGGGCATCGGCGCTTGCGCGAGCAGGAAAAATGTGTTTGAGCCCGGTGATCACGGCTCGACCTTTGGAGGCAACTTCCTAGCTACCGCAAGCGGACTTGCCACTTTAAAAGAGCTAAAAAGGCTCAAAAAAGAGGGCAAACTAGATGAAATTTCGGCAAAATTTAATGAGCATTTAGACGAGCTCGTCAAAAAATTCCCTAAAATTTTCGTCAAAAAGCAAGGCATAGGCATGATGCTGGGGCTTGTTTTACAAGACGGCGTCGATCTGGCAAAGATTATCCGTCTAGCCCTGAAAAATCGCGTGCTCGTGCTTCGCTCCGGTACTAAAACGCTTAGGTTTTTGCCACCTCTAAACATCAGTAAAAAAGAGATGAAAGAGGGCTTTAGCAGGCTAGCCAAGGCGCTTGGCGAGTATGAAATTTAGCGAATTTTTTGAAATTTGGCTTCACGAGAGATACTATAAAAACGGCGCAAATATCGGTAAAAAGGGCGACTTCTACACGAGCGTCAGCGTGGGCTGGCTCTTTGGCGCAGCTCATGCAAACTATTTTTTAAAATGCCTCGATGCAAACGAACTTAGCGCCAAATGCAGCATCGTCGAGATCGGCGCAAACAGTGGCGATATGCTCGCTGATTTCGTCCAAGGCGTCTTCACTCTGCGGCCCGAGATATTGGGCGAGCTAAATTTCGCGATCGTCGAACCGCATGAAATTTTACGTGAAATTCAGCTTCAAACCTTTAAAGCTCGCTTTGGCGATGAAGTGAAGCTTACACATTTTAAAAATTTGGACGAATGCGCGCTTGATGAGGCTTTTATCATCTCAAACGAGCTGTTTGATAGCTTTGCTTGCGAGGTGATAGAGGGT containing:
- a CDS encoding endonuclease/exonuclease/phosphatase family protein; translation: MRVFWLIVLSLVFSFAGEISIATYNVENLFDCKNDGSEYADFRVGSSSWDCAAANEKISRIKEIILSLDSDIIALEEIENEEILKELAKGTQYKYVLFTAQKGAPIGLGLISKIRPVKSEIFKVPNAKTRNILKVNFELEGKNFSIFVNHFPAYKNGEAEQQKAERTLRAALENEKNAVLLGDFNTPYGSRSLLNDIIRTRSYVDLWGFLETKERYSHAVHGRKSAIDHVLLSPSFFENGELSYVFESFEVFKPAFMKDENGYVRSQDGVNLYSDHFPLRFKISTQPSGQRSGFFTKIFGFKDEVNAASQDGKNSPALGSEYKISNIDDIFSKPENSPFFLSRAVVIYKDKNGFILGEDHRGIYVFDPQNDLELGQMMDVLVTKTKIYKDALEVGAYEIKKMYDVVQPDAFMMSASMLKEARDGDVIDKISGELKGGYLQTPYGRIRVYSPKGRIFDSKNIDFERVRVKSYEGQNQLYVE
- a CDS encoding Fur family transcriptional regulator is translated as MENFERFYQHLSSFMSEFNHKNSHIKENILSILYRSQTHLSAQDIQTEFSKIYAQSISLPTIYALLNFLDECRLCNSYDDGGIKKYELNLKAHHDHLICEKCGKVVEFHDEDIEQRQELICKEKNFEAVAHTMVLYGVCADCQKTNG
- a CDS encoding HMA2 domain-containing protein, with product MNIQIDTLAQVASYFTVIAHTNGRLRVRVSPQIKEISQNVNLGTLDDTIAKINGIKNVKFNKIIGSVTIEYDHQIFPKNLWEDLLNGQNLEQISQKINAVAREVSCA
- a CDS encoding heavy metal translocating P-type ATPase; the encoded protein is MKHKNNVRIAHQSKNRVRIICENITDTSDVSAIEATITERTSAKSVRVNKYAKSVIVEFDSGLDKILEFISNFDMPKKTKDTSQPSKVNIYKAGAALAVTPFITNTKAKTAIGLYSAAPNLIEGAKELKNEGVTSKVLEAMAIGTSLALGDHLAANSTNLMINIGEYMEESASHRSDDLIKELAKPNIEEVWIEKREKDGSKTLHKVKTQNVKKGDIVVVGAGETIGIDGYIVEGNASVNQVSMTGEAEPVPKARGDRVISGTVVDEGRIKIWAENVGSETATARIKEYIQSSLNEKSNVGLKATKLADKLVPVTLSLAGASYLINKDMNSVASVLQADYSCALKLATPVAFKSSISKAGRNGILIKGAKAIEALSMADTFVFDKTGTLTHGRLSVVQIYSFKKGFSEADILNLTASAEEHYFHPVAEAIVEAANKRGFSHIHHDEVEFIVAHGVKTLMHGKEVVIGSRHFLEDDEMIDFSAHDEMIASSLKSGLTLLYVGYNKELVGVIAMKDDMRENAKDMVARLRGLGVKEIVMLSGDIKSKAEEVAKELGLDKVFAECLPTDKAHIIETLKNEGKNVAFIGDGINDAPSLTKANVGISMHKGADIAKATADISLLKDDIMSVALAKELANNTMKLIGANFRSTVGINTAILGAATFGMLNPIATAVLHNGTTIWLLLNSMKGVKFGK
- the glyS gene encoding glycine--tRNA ligase subunit beta, which encodes MKKDLLIEIGVEELPAIPFLRELPNIEAKWRAILTEYKLESEFKFYYTPRRLVFFHENFALNQPDSVAEFVGAPKQVALKDSAFTQAALSFAKKCGIDESELKFKEIGGKEVLYYERQLKGEASVKLLGDMIEKFLLSLNFGKSMRWGSGEFEFIRPIRSFLCLFGGEVVQFNKFGIESGNGTYPHRSISYDKSLVNSADEYFSGMRARGIVLDASERRSIILAQFKELEKGGIDIQIDEDLLDEVVAITEYPTALLGEFETEFLEVPSEVIITSMKENQRYFPVFKNGKLSNHFVVVSNALAKDGVLIVKGNEKVLRARLSDAMFFWRSDLKAEFSPDKLKNITYLKELGSLYDKELREAKIADELANLYENELKNEVGGEFRAKLNRTVMLAKADLTTQMVYEFTELQGVMGAYYARAKGEEDVIVTAIREQYLPDGEDAPCPSSVFSSVVALANKLDTLIGLFSVGKIPSGTKDPFALRRAANGVIKIVLAHGLKFDISSVLKALSTQYKSFDISLLENFILDRLYTFFDTNPSIVKACINSGKRDILQLTKAVEAMSEISSKPNFKELFSTFKRLANIIKDVDVGTVDENLLQTSEERALNEGFKALKNSPDLQARLNELFGLKGEIDAFFDNVMINVDDEKIRKNRIAVIGQIYKSFLEIADIKEISL
- a CDS encoding lipid-binding SYLF domain-containing protein, which translates into the protein MKKIFAFLCTISLFCGISNADIIQNQKVKNTINILNSFGLRNLHGNEKFKDIKAIAIIPDVAKSAFVVSGAKGEGIFVAKNDDGEWSSPVFINYTAAGIGAQAGISSADTIILFKNSQAYARLFNGKDTISINAEATAGIGEGSGVTTDLPEISAFIVDRTKTSGAFIGVGIDLGRITTNRQQTNDYYERMYDYEDLYNNSPKMNKYTLKLHEIINKYFL
- the modD gene encoding ModD protein — translated: MISDAQIWEYIKSDLPFDDLTTSLQSEFLNHQAMLSISTRDDIVLSNVDIAARIAAMLGCETISKSENSQNFSAKETIFQARGSYGDLHKAWKLIQILLEYSCKISTYTNAMVRAAKAVNPTCQIQTTRKTFPFAKEFCIAAVLAGGGAIHRLNLSDSVLFFKNHIDVYENFEAFCKRIDEFKAKLPEKKIIVECETLADFKTLLNFAPDVIQCDKMAVNELREVVDLKNAAKFQPVITAAGGINLANCSKFATTGVDALITSAPYTQGMADLTASLRLI
- a CDS encoding ferritin-like domain-containing protein — its product is MHDELLSAAYISEKNAQILYESVSAFGEIFSEISSIRSGAIELIKKYAQAKGLKLDDADAPNAFLTPNSFEDALICALNYEIQLNKMYENFTSDLDDEELKDLFFRLWATSNNEYIPALKQNLARCLNKKTQAKEEANLENLGQNLLQGGYENILNEYQKSFNEMSEGLQSIASGNADKAQLAKILNNPNFSFFSGLALGALGISMMDKISQKDKSDE